Proteins found in one Brevibacillus brevis genomic segment:
- a CDS encoding N-acetylmuramoyl-L-alanine amidase, which produces MKTTCKKASLICGLWLSLSWPFLTEPAQAASVIQAKVVATSLNVRSEPALNASVVATVPQGAVVTITDEAYGWAKIKYNQKVGWVAGYYLQKGAVTSARSASSPANTATTKSQQGTVLADSLRMRKGPSTSHEIVLSLPRGTRVDILKKQGDWIQARTSNGQTGWVSATYIGDAKANAPVSKSTKSPGLKGKVIVIDPGHGGSDVGTQGTKWNSMEKTLNYKTSMLLASKLRQRGAQVFMTRTSDTEKPSLAQRVAFSESKGADAFISIHYNSSVKPNSGTLTFYYSQGKDEPLARAIESRLAGGIGLRSNGISFGNYHVLRENDDPSVLIELGFLSNPKDEGIVRTSSYQDKAAQAITEALADYFGR; this is translated from the coding sequence ATGAAAACAACATGTAAAAAAGCGTCTCTCATATGTGGGCTATGGCTTAGTCTGTCGTGGCCGTTTCTTACGGAGCCGGCGCAAGCAGCAAGTGTCATCCAGGCAAAGGTGGTCGCAACCTCTCTGAACGTTCGCAGTGAACCAGCCCTCAATGCTTCCGTTGTCGCTACCGTGCCGCAAGGAGCCGTCGTGACCATTACGGATGAAGCATATGGTTGGGCAAAAATTAAATATAATCAAAAGGTAGGCTGGGTAGCGGGGTATTACTTGCAAAAAGGAGCAGTAACGAGTGCGAGGTCAGCTTCTTCACCAGCCAATACGGCGACTACCAAAAGCCAGCAAGGCACGGTTTTGGCCGATTCGCTTCGAATGCGCAAAGGGCCAAGCACGAGCCATGAGATTGTCCTTTCGTTGCCCAGAGGAACCCGTGTAGATATTTTGAAAAAGCAAGGAGACTGGATCCAGGCGAGAACTTCCAATGGACAGACAGGCTGGGTGTCTGCGACATATATTGGCGATGCCAAAGCCAACGCCCCGGTGTCCAAAAGCACCAAATCGCCAGGCTTAAAAGGAAAAGTCATCGTCATCGACCCGGGACATGGTGGTTCCGATGTCGGGACACAGGGAACGAAGTGGAATAGCATGGAAAAAACGTTGAATTACAAAACGTCCATGCTGCTCGCCAGTAAACTGCGACAACGGGGAGCGCAAGTCTTCATGACGAGGACAAGTGACACAGAAAAGCCTTCGCTAGCGCAGCGTGTCGCTTTTAGTGAATCAAAGGGAGCGGATGCCTTCATTAGCATTCACTACAACTCTTCTGTGAAGCCAAATAGCGGTACCCTCACGTTTTATTATTCGCAAGGCAAAGATGAGCCATTAGCTCGAGCGATTGAGTCTCGCTTGGCAGGTGGCATCGGTTTAAGAAGCAATGGCATTTCATTCGGCAACTATCACGTTCTGCGCGAAAACGATGATCCATCCGTCTTAATTGAGCTTGGGTTCTTATCGAATCCAAAGGATGAAGGAATCGTCCGTACGTCGTCCTATCAAGACAAAGCTGCGCAGGCGATTACGGAAGCTCTAGCGGATTACTTCGGTCGATAA
- a CDS encoding YitT family protein, with translation MMRRALQLSKRYSMILFGACLLAFAYYHINFQNHLSEGGFVGLGLLAKYAFDLSPAMVMLLLDIPLFLVAWLVRGRQFIWDTIFASLAFTVFYDLFERFSPIVMDMSRMMPLASVLAGVLTGLGTGLVLRYGAATGGDDIFSLLISKYTGLSIGTVFLLLDVIVLCMSFWFVPMKEMMYTILAVVISSQVITWTVNHGAGVEVMEEEHGHGSVSMTHR, from the coding sequence ATGATGAGGAGAGCGCTGCAGTTATCTAAGCGTTATAGTATGATTTTGTTTGGAGCTTGTTTACTTGCTTTTGCGTATTATCACATTAACTTTCAGAACCATCTGTCTGAAGGTGGGTTTGTTGGCTTAGGGTTACTGGCGAAATACGCCTTTGACTTGTCGCCAGCGATGGTGATGCTTTTGCTGGATATTCCACTGTTTTTGGTTGCCTGGTTAGTAAGAGGCCGCCAGTTCATTTGGGACACCATTTTTGCATCACTTGCTTTTACCGTGTTTTACGATTTGTTTGAACGATTTTCACCGATTGTCATGGATATGAGCAGAATGATGCCGCTGGCGTCTGTCTTGGCCGGTGTTTTGACCGGGTTGGGTACCGGATTGGTTCTGCGCTATGGAGCTGCGACAGGTGGAGACGATATTTTCTCCCTGTTGATCAGTAAGTACACGGGATTGTCCATTGGTACGGTCTTTCTTTTACTGGACGTTATTGTGCTTTGCATGTCGTTCTGGTTCGTACCGATGAAAGAGATGATGTATACCATTTTGGCCGTTGTCATTTCCAGCCAAGTCATCACCTGGACCGTCAATCATGGTGCAGGAGTGGAGGTCATGGAAGAGGAACACGGGCATGGAAGTGTCTCGATGACCCACCGGTAA